GAGGGGGCCCGGGCCAACCTCGAATCCATCAGGAGGATGAGGTTTAGCGTGAAGGTGAGAGAGGTCTACAGCCCATCCCAGCTCGGGGAGCTAGAAGCGGACGTGGTCGTGGATTCACTCCTTGGAACCGGCGTCAGGGGCCCCCTCTCATCCCCCTTCCTGGAGGCTGTCCAAGCCATGAACAGGTCCAAGGGTTTCAAGGTCGCCGTCGACATCCCATCGGGTATGGACTCGGACACTGGAGCAGCCCTGGGAGAGGCGCTAAGGGCCGACCTAACGGTTACCTTCCATAAACCCAAGACGGGGTTCAAGAAGGGGAAGGGATTCCTGGGGGAGCTGAGGGTCAGCCCCATCGGGATCCCCCCTGAGGCGGAACTCTTCGCCGGGCCGGGCGACGTCTACTTAGCCATCCGGAGCCGACCCCCCGAGTCCAAGAAGGGGGACTTCGGATACCTCCTGGTCGTGGGGGGGAGCGAGACTTACTCTGGCGCCCCAGCCCTCACAGCCCTCGGGGCATACTCCGTAGGGGTCGACCTAGTATACGTCGCAGCCCCTGAGACGGCCGCCTCGATAATAGCAGGCTTCTCCCCGGCCCTTGTCACCATCAAGCTAAGGGGGAGCCATCTATCACCGAGGGGTGTCGAGGAACTCCGGCCCCACCTCGAGAGGGTAGACGCCGTCGCCGTAGGGCCGGGCTTAGGTCTCCACGAGGATACTTTGAAGGCCTTGGAGACCCTGCTCAGGTGGGCTGAGGAGCTTGGGCTACCCCTCCTCCTGGACGCCGACGCCATAAAGGCCTACTCCAAGATGGGGCAGAGGATCAGGACGCCCACGGTGTTAACCCCCCACTCCGGGGAGTTCAAGATCCTAACCGGCAGGGAGGCGCCAGCGGATATATGGGAGAGGGGGAGGACTGTGGAGGAGGAGGCTGGGAGGCTGGGGGCGGTCCTCCTCCTCAAAGGGAACATCGATGTGATCAGCGATGGCCTCCACACCCGCTACAATCTAACTGGAAACCCGGGGATGACCGTAGGAGGAACCGGCGACGTCCTCTCGGGCGTCGTCTCAGGCCTGATGGCCATGGGATGCGGACCCTATGAGGCGGCGGTGGCAGGGGCATTCATAAACGGGGCTGCGGGAGACAAAGTATACGAGGAGAAGGGGTTCCACATACTACCAACAGACCTATTGGAGAAGATCCCGATGGTCATGGAAGAGGCCCTCGCCGGGAAACTCAAGGCCAAGTGAACAGATTATCCTACCCCTAAAAGAGGCATGAAAGGCATAGAAAGGGGCTGACACCCGCCCGAAGGGAGGCCCAGATGGGGAAAACTTATCAGCTGGTAGGACTGATCAAGTTGAGCCCTCGAAAAAGAGGGAAATATGGATTGATAGAGGTCAGGTTCCATGGGATGGGCGGCCAGGGCGCGGTGATGGGAGCCCTGGCGCTCGCGGAGGCCGCCTTGGCCGAGGGCAAGTATGCCCAGAAGATCCCGATATATGGCGCCATGAGGAGGGGGGGCGATGTCACGGTCTTCCTCAGGCTCGATGATAAACCCATAAGGAGGACCTGCGGCATCTACGAGCCGGATGCCATAGTGGTTCTAGACCCGGCCCTGATAAACCTCCCAGAGGTCAGGAAGGGGCTGAAGAGGGGAGGGGTCGCCATATTAAACGATGTTAGAGACCCGGGACAGGTGGACCTTGGGGTTGAGCTCTCGAAGGTGGCGACCGTCGACGCGACAGCCATCTCAGCCGAGATCTTCGGAAGGAGGCCCATACCAATAACCAACACGATCATGCTGGGGGCCATAAGTAGGGCAACGGGCTGGGTTGGGCTCGCATCCCTCGAGGAGCCCATCAAGAGGATGTTTCCGGGAAGAACAGGGGAGCTTAACATAGAGGCGTGCAAAAGGGGATATGAGAGGGCGAGGGTGCACAGCCATGAGCCAGGTGGTTAGAGCATTCAGGCCCGTCGTGGACAACGACAAATGCATCAGGTGCGGGAACTGTCAGACCTTCTGCCCGGAGGGGACAGTCCTCCTCACAGGGGAAGGGGTCATCCACGACTACAGGTACTGCACCGGATGCGGTATATGCGCCAACGAGTGCCCGGTGGGGGCCATAGAGATGGTGAGGGAGGGGGCGGATTGAGCTTCACAAGGATGATGGAGGGGAACGAGGCAGCAGCCTGGGGTGTGAAGCTGAGCCGTGTAGAGGTGATACCAGTATACCCGATCACCCCCCAGACAGAGCTCATCAGCGCCATAGCCTCGATGATAGCGACCGGGGAGATGAAGGCCCAGTACATAAAGGTCGAGGGGGAGCACACGGCCATGGCCGCCGCGATAGGGGCATCAGCGGCAGGAGCGAGGGTCTTCACATCCTCCGCCGCCCAGGGGATAGTCTACATGGAGGAGGCATTATGGATGCCTCCCGGGATGAGGCTCCCCATCGTGATGTGCATAGTCAACAGGGCCCTAGCTCCCCTTGGAGGGCTCCGCCCAGACCACAACGACTCCCTCCTCCAGAGGGATACGGGATGGATACAGCTCTACTGCGAGAACAGCCAGGAGGTCCTAGACACCATAATCCAGGCCTACAGGATAGGGGAGGACCGGAGGGTCTACCTGCCCGTCGCTGTCTGCTACGACGGCTACTTCGTCTCGGCCACAGCCACACCTGTCACCGTCCCAGGCCAGGAGGAGGTGGACCTCTTCCTCCCCCCATACAAGCATGAGCTTTACTCCCTCATGCCCGAGGATTATAGGCGCCCCCAGTGGGGGGCTAACATAGCCAGGGCTAGGTACGAGGTCCAGAGGGCGATGGAGAGGGCGAAGAGGGTGATAGAGGAGGTGGACAGGGACTACAAGGCGAGGTTCGGCAGGGGATACGATGGCCTCCTAGAGGAGTACTCATGCGAGGATGCGGAAGCCGTCCTTATCACGATGGGGTCGATGACGGGAACCGCCAGAGACGTCATAGATGAGATGAGGGAGGAGGGAAAGAGGATAGGGCTGGTCAAGATGAGGGGCTTCAGGCCCTTCCCCTCTGAGGAGCTGAGGGAGATGGCCAAGAGGTACCACGCGATAGGGGTGGTGGATAGGAACACGAGCTACGGCTCGGCGGGGGGAGGGATCATAGCCGTGGAGACAGCCAGAGCCCTATACCCCTTGGATGACAGGCCCCTCCTACTGGACTTCCACGTCGGCCTTGGAGGGAGTGATGTGACGATGCGACAGATAAGGTACATGGCGGATAGGGTGCTGGAGGCCCTTGATAAGGGGAGGGTTGAGGAGGAGGTCGAATGGGTGGAGCTCATCGACCTTGGGGAGGTGATGTAAAATGGATAAGGACAAGATCTTCGAGGAGCACTATAAGAGGAGCCTGATAAGGGCTGGAACGGCCTGCTGCCCCGGCTGCGGCGGCCCCCTCTTCTGGAGGATGGCCCTAGAGGCGTTGGGGCCAAGGACGATCGTATATGGAGATGGGCCATGCGCCTACTGCGCCATCAGGAACATCCTCGTCCCCACCCTAGGGATCCACTTCTCCTTCGTGGCGGATGGGGCTACGGGCATAGCTGCAGCCCTAGCGGCGAAGGGGCGGGAGGACATCACCGTCGTATCCTCGGCCGGTGACGGGGCCACCGCCGACATAAGCTTCAACAAGGTCTCAGCAGCCGCCGAGAGGAATGAGAACATCATCCAGATCTGCATAGATAATGAGGCCTACATGAACACGGGGATCCAGAAGAGCGGTTTAACCCCCTTCGGCGCCTGGACCACCACGACCCCGAGGGGGAAGGAGACTCCGAAGAAGAGGATCCCCATGATCCTAGCCCAGCATAGGGTCCCCTACGTCGCGACCGTCTCTGTGGCATATCCAGCGGACCTGAAGGCGAAGATCACAAAGGCGAAGGGGATGAGGGGGTTCAAGTACATCCACTCGGTTATACCCTGCCCGACGGGGTGGAGGTTCGACCCCGCCAAGAGCGTTGAGGTGGTCCGACTAGGGGTTCAGTCCTGGGCCTGGCCCCTCTACGAGGTCGAGAACGGCATCCTGAGGCTGACGGTGAAGCCGAAGGCCAGGCCTATAGAGGAGTACCTCATGGCCCAGGGGCGCTTCAGGCACCTCACGAAGGAGGAGATAGAGCTCATCCAGAGGGAGGTGGACGAGGAGCGCCAGAGGCTTCTTGAATACGATGGGAAGAGCATAATCCATTAAACCCTCTAGGGCCACGGAGGATCAACCTCCAATATATCCCTCAGCCACAATGGCAGGTCAAGCTGTCTGGATGAAGCTTGAATTCGCCGTACTGGGGCATGTAGCCATAGATCATGTGCTGACATCCGAAGGATGTAGAGTACAGCTTGGAGGCCCCCCGACATATGCCTCCCTAGCCGCTCAGAAGCTTGATGTTGCCTTGAGGGCCGTGACGAAGATAGGGGAGGATATGCCCAAAGACCTGGAAGATCAGCTCAGAGGGCTGGGGATCGACCCCGAGAGACATTTATCAAGGGGTTCCAGGACCACGAGGTTCATCCTCGACTACAGGAGGTCGGAGAGGCGCCTCTCGGTTATCAGCATATGTGACGAGATTGGGAGGGTGGAGGCCTCCGACCTGCCCATGACCGTCCTCATAGCCCCAGTGATAGGTGAGATCCAGAAAGAGGCCCTAGGAGACCTGATGGGCAGAAGCCTAGCCCTAGACCCCCAGGGATACACCAGGAGTATAGGCCCTAATGGGCTGATCCTGCCCAAGAGCTGGTGCGATGAGGAGGTCTTGAGCCACGTCGAGATATACAAATCCTCCCTGGAGGAGCTGAGGCTTGTCACCGGGGTGGAGGATCCCTGGCTAGGGCTCGGGAGGATCCATGAACTGGGGGTTAAGGCCGCCATAGCCACGATGGGCGAGGAGGGGAGCCTCCTCCTGACAGGGGGGAGGCGCTACCTAGTTCCAGCCTACAGGGTTGAGCGGGTGATGGATCCAACAGGGGCAGGGGATGCCTTCATCTCCGGATACATATCCGAGCACCTGAAGGGCGAAGACCCCTTATGGTGCTCCTCGATGGGCTCATCCATAGCCTCAGCCGTCGTAGAGACGAAAGGGGCCAGCATCGAGGCTTCCAAAAACCAGCTCTTTGAAAGGGCTGAGGAGGTCTACAACAAAATACGCAAGCTCTAACCCCTCCAGCCTCTAGCCAAGAAGTATATGCCAAGGGATAGGAGAAGGCCCAGGATCCACAGCCCTAAGAGGGCCATCCAGCCACTAGAATCCACTACAGTTGGCTGAGGGACACCCGTTAAAGGTTCCCCCATCCCCTTAGCCCTCTCGGTTGAGTCCAACATGGCCATTGATTCCCCCCTGGAGATACCTCCAGAAATATGCTCAACTCCTAATGGGATGGCTGAGATGGCGGCGAACCCGAGGAAGGATGCGATGAGTATGTAGAGGAAGACCTTAACTCTCAGCTTAGAAGCCCCTTTAGGCGTATTGCCCTCTCCCACGCCTAAGTCATGCACAATATGAGGTCTCACTCCCAAACTATAAAAGACTAGAGATTCGAACGATCCCGTATAAGCCGACCAACACAGCTCTCATAATTTCACCAGATCTGTGGAGCCCGGCACGAACACCTCGCTTGATGACAGGAGGACGCTTGGATAATACTCAAAGATAACTTCGAGGGACCCCCTCAAAACCAAAGGTAGATATCGATTGAAATTAAAAATTTTAAGAGGATGTGATGATTTAAAATGATTAAAAATATGTTTTAGTGTCTTCAGCCTCTTTATACATCGATGATCGAAAAACGGAGCATGAAAAGAGATATATCATCATTCGTCAAAATTATTACGGTTTTCGGCTGATGAGTCCAAGGTTAAAGGAGGATTGGGTCTGCAGGGGCATCCTATCTGCCTGTGAGTGCTTCAGCTGTGAGAACAAGGTGAGATATAGGCTGAGAGGGGACAGAGTATACGTGCTTTGTAAGAACCCCTGCAACTTCAAGCCCATAACAGGTGAGGCCAAACCCCCATTAAGGGAGCTCCCAGACATCGAGAAGGCCCCGGGCCCCTTGGAGACCCGAGCAAGGAGGAGAAGGGAAACCGGTTTCTCCGTCTAGTGGACAGGGGAACATTGCGTCGACACCTTTCTTATTCGGATCTCTATATCCTAAGCCTTATCTGACGGTTTTAGGTCGGCCTTTGCCTCCAGGTTATGAGGGTCTCGTGCCAGAGAATTATAGTTGGGATGATGCCCATCATGAGGGCTGCAGCCGTGTGGCGGGTGGGGGTTAAGGGGAACTGGGTTAAGTAGGTAATGAGCATGGATGTCATGAGGGCTGCGTAGAAGAGGTATCTGGGGAGCAACAGGCCCCTCAGGGTGACGAAGTGGCGTAGGACCCCCACCTTAACCTCCCTCACGAGCCTATATTCGCCTCTAACACCCTCCACGAGGCCCAGCTCCTCTAGCTTGTTCAGGTGGTAGGCTGCGACGCTCGGGCTGCTGAACCTAAGGGCCCGTTGCACCTCCCTAACCCCTATGGAGGGCCTGTTAGTCTTAAGGAGATACATATAGACTAGGAGGGTCTTCCCCTTGAGCTCAGACTCTATCTGGAGGTCGTCCCTCTTCAAGTAGATCAGCCCCTAAACCCTCTTATAGTCTAGGAGGTTGAGGATGGCTAGGGTTGCATATATGGCCTCCTCGGTCCTGATGGTCTCACATCCCTGACGGGGCATCGTGTTGACGTTGAACCGGAAGGTCTCCTCAACCCTTCTTCCCTCTCTTGAGAGTATCTCCTCTATGCCCTGTCTCGGGGAGCCGAAGGCAACTAGAGCGCTCTTAGACATGACCCATCGATCCCTCAGTCCTCCAGATATCTCTGGATAGGGGTCACCGTTCTTGGAGGTTGCTATGGTCAGATCGAAGCCCCCCTCTTTAGCCAGCTCTCCTAGTCCCCTCTTGGATATGTGAACCTCATATCCCCAATACTCCCTTACCTCCCCCCTGCCTATGAAGACCCCCCGGGGCTCGGGCCTCGTCTCAGTAATCCTAATGGTCGCCCTTCCACCCCTCGACGGAGCCCTTCCGGTCACCCTCACGGGCTTCTCCACGCCTACATATACCAAGGAGGACTCTCCATCCACATCCTGGACTATCCCCTCCCTTATCTCCCCAACCCTCAGCATCGAGGCCTTATCCTCCAAGGGATGATGAGGGGTTCTTAGGGGCGGGAGCATCCCAACATACCTCAGCTCGGGCCTCTTCTTGAAGAGGTGTCTCCTCAGGTATTGAGGGGTCTCCATGTAGTTTAGGATGAGGCGTATGAGATGTGCCTCGTCGGGCTGGTCCGGGTAGACGTATATATCCTCAACCCTGAATATGGCTGAGGCCCTCGCCACCATGCCTATAACCCTAGTCTTCTCCCTGAGGTGTTGGAGTTCTGAGACTAGGGATGCGGGTATGGCTATCGAGAGCCTGGGGGATGTACGCCTAAGGGCTAAGGTTTGCTCCCCCCTTCAGCCTCGGCCATGAAGGCCACCCCGTCTTGACATATATCTCCCTCCTCTCAGGATCCTCCAAGACCCATCTCAGGAAGCCATTGAAGCTCCTCATCCTCCGGACATCCTCTTCATCCCCCACCCCCAGCCTGACAAGGCTCCTTATGAACTCCCTCTCAGCCATCTCCTGGGTCTCCCCCACTATCCTCACAGTCTCGACCCTAAACCCCCTCTCCGTCAGCACTCTTCTCGCCTCGGACAGGATGTAGCCCTGGCAGATGTGGATCGGCTCCTCATACACCCCGAGGCTCGACAGGCCCCTGAGGACTACCCCCGAGGCCTCCTCGAGGTAGAGCTTCAGCCTGAAGGCGTCACACTTGAAGAGCTGGATCGGGACCTCGCCCACAAAGTGCTCCCCCGTCTCACACCTCCTCAAGACTATGACCGCGCCGCCCACGAGGTCGCCCCACCCTGCCTGACGCCCGCGCCCCGCGGGTATCGTCCACCTCGACGACCATCGTGCCCACTAGGTAGAATGAGAGAGGAAGGCTATAAGGGTGAGGGGCCCTGCCCAAGAGATGATGCTTCATAACTCCATTGGAAAGGCTATTAACGGTAAGCCAATGATCCTATGGTGAGCGGACTTGAGGCTTGGGTTGATAGTCCCATCCTCCAATACGACCATGGAGCCGGAGTTCTACAGGATGCTCCCCCAGGGCTCCTCGGTCCACACAGCCCGCCTGAAGCTCGGCGAGGTGACTGTGGAGGGCTTGGCGAGGATGGAGGAGAGGGTTGAGGAGGAGGCGGAGAAGCTGGCGGATGCCTCAGTGGACATAATAGGTTACGGGTGCACCAGCGGAAGCCTACTTAGGGGAAAGGGACACGAGGAGTTGATAGAGGAGAGGATCAGGAGAGCCTCGGGGGTGCCCGCAGTCGCCACAGCAGGAGCCGTCGTGAGGGCGCTGAGAGCCCTGAGGGTGAGAAGGGTGGCAGTCGCAACCCCCTACATAGATGAGATAAACCTCTTGGAGGAGAGTTTCCTATCCCAGCACGGGTTCAAGGTGGTGGATATGGTGGGACTAGGCCTCAAAGATAACCTGATGATAGGAAGGCTGGGGAGGGGAGATGTCCAGAGGCTTGTGGAGAGGCTGAGGCTTGAGGAGGCCGATGGTATATTCATAAGCTGCACAAACCTCCCAACAGCCGAACTCATAGGGGAGCTTGAGGGGAAGCATAAAAGACCCGTTATCTCAAGCAATACAGCCACGCTGTGGGCTATGCTCAGGGTATATGGCCACAAGGTCGAGATAAAGGGATACGGCACTCTCCTAGAGAGCCCACCGTGATCCCCTCGTGATGGCCCAAATTTCTCATTATAGACGCGAGCATCCTAATCGATAGTTTTAAGATAGATGTCTAGGTAATTAATTGCGGAGATAGGCTTGGATAATAAGATTAGAGCCATAATCTATGGTATAGGTGCCATAGGGAGCAGCATAGCCAAAGCCGCACTGGGGAAGAAGGGCCTCGAATTGGTGGGTGCCTTGGACATATCCAAGGAGAAGGTTGGGAAGGATCTCGGGGAGGTATTAGGGCTTGATAGAACCCTAGGCATCACCGTGACCGATGACCCGGAGGCCCTCTTCTCAAGGGTGAGGGCAGATGTGGTCCTACACGCCACATCCTCCTACCTGAGGGATGTATACCCACAACTCGAGGCCTGCATAAAGGCTGAGATGAATGTGGTCTCCACGTGTGAGGAGCTCTCCTACCCCTACTACAAGTACCCAGAGCTCTCGAGGGAGCTGGATGAGATGGCCAAGGAGTACGGGGTCGCGGTGTTGGGGACAGGCATAAACCCGGGCTACTTGATGGACGCCTTGCCCATAGTCCTCACCGCCCCCTGCCTAGAGGTGAGGAGGATAAAGGTGACGAGGATGATGGACTCCTCGAAGAGGAGGATCCCATACCAGAGGAAGATAGGGACAGGGCTGACGGCTGAGGAGTTCAACAGGATGATAGAGGAGAAGAAGATAACGGGGCATGTGGGTCTGGTTGAGTCGATAGCCATGATCGCAGACGCGTTGGGCTGGAGGCTGGACGAGATCAAGGAACTCCCCCCTGAGGCAGTTATAGCCGAGAGGGAGATCGTAACCTCCTACACCACCGTGAAGCCAGGCCAGGTGGCGGGCCTGAAGAGCGTCGCCCATGGAGTGAGGGGAGGGGAGAACCTGATAACCCTCGAATTCATATCCCACGCAGATGTGAAAGAGGAGTACGATGCCATCTCGATAGAGGGAGTTCCCAACATAAACCAGAGGATCTCAGGAGGGGTACACGGGGATCTGGGAACTGTGGCAATGGTCCTCAACTCTATTCCGAAGGTCCTGAACGCCCAGCCCGGGCTGTGGACCATGAAGGATCTGACCCTCCCCTTCTCAACCACCGAGGACATGAGGATCTACATCCAGTGGAGAGAGGAATAACCAAAAACCATAGATATGCACAGGGAAGATAAGATCCCAATAGTTTTTGAATAATTGAATCGCAGTCGACAGTTTAAAGACGACATCTCTCCGTTAACCTTTTACTTATTTACTTCTGTCGAGGCCTTCAAGCAAATTTACCTCAAAGATTTAACCATCACTCCTTTACCACCATAATTCAACAATCACCTCAATCACCTTACAGTCTGAGAGCTTTATGGCCGAGCCATCTACGCCCCCTTATAAAGTCTTGTTACATTGAAGTTTTTCAAGCCCTTATAAGTAGTCTACTAATATTTCACATCCCGCTCAAATAGACCTAGCCCCCACTAATCG
This genomic interval from Candidatus Bathyarchaeota archaeon contains the following:
- a CDS encoding NAD(P)H-hydrate dehydratase gives rise to the protein MNAEYLGVSPLQLMENAGRSVAAAVMERFKPGCRVIVVCGPGGNGGDGLVAARHLAGAGYEVEVLLVLTPGGIRSEGARANLESIRRMRFSVKVREVYSPSQLGELEADVVVDSLLGTGVRGPLSSPFLEAVQAMNRSKGFKVAVDIPSGMDSDTGAALGEALRADLTVTFHKPKTGFKKGKGFLGELRVSPIGIPPEAELFAGPGDVYLAIRSRPPESKKGDFGYLLVVGGSETYSGAPALTALGAYSVGVDLVYVAAPETAASIIAGFSPALVTIKLRGSHLSPRGVEELRPHLERVDAVAVGPGLGLHEDTLKALETLLRWAEELGLPLLLDADAIKAYSKMGQRIRTPTVLTPHSGEFKILTGREAPADIWERGRTVEEEAGRLGAVLLLKGNIDVISDGLHTRYNLTGNPGMTVGGTGDVLSGVVSGLMAMGCGPYEAAVAGAFINGAAGDKVYEEKGFHILPTDLLEKIPMVMEEALAGKLKAK
- a CDS encoding 2-oxoacid:acceptor oxidoreductase family protein, with product MIEVRFHGMGGQGAVMGALALAEAALAEGKYAQKIPIYGAMRRGGDVTVFLRLDDKPIRRTCGIYEPDAIVVLDPALINLPEVRKGLKRGGVAILNDVRDPGQVDLGVELSKVATVDATAISAEIFGRRPIPITNTIMLGAISRATGWVGLASLEEPIKRMFPGRTGELNIEACKRGYERARVHSHEPGG
- a CDS encoding 4Fe-4S binding protein; its protein translation is MRGRGCTAMSQVVRAFRPVVDNDKCIRCGNCQTFCPEGTVLLTGEGVIHDYRYCTGCGICANECPVGAIEMVREGAD
- the porA gene encoding pyruvate ferredoxin oxidoreductase, with translation MSFTRMMEGNEAAAWGVKLSRVEVIPVYPITPQTELISAIASMIATGEMKAQYIKVEGEHTAMAAAIGASAAGARVFTSSAAQGIVYMEEALWMPPGMRLPIVMCIVNRALAPLGGLRPDHNDSLLQRDTGWIQLYCENSQEVLDTIIQAYRIGEDRRVYLPVAVCYDGYFVSATATPVTVPGQEEVDLFLPPYKHELYSLMPEDYRRPQWGANIARARYEVQRAMERAKRVIEEVDRDYKARFGRGYDGLLEEYSCEDAEAVLITMGSMTGTARDVIDEMREEGKRIGLVKMRGFRPFPSEELREMAKRYHAIGVVDRNTSYGSAGGGIIAVETARALYPLDDRPLLLDFHVGLGGSDVTMRQIRYMADRVLEALDKGRVEEEVEWVELIDLGEVM
- a CDS encoding pyruvate synthase subunit beta; amino-acid sequence: MDKDKIFEEHYKRSLIRAGTACCPGCGGPLFWRMALEALGPRTIVYGDGPCAYCAIRNILVPTLGIHFSFVADGATGIAAALAAKGREDITVVSSAGDGATADISFNKVSAAAERNENIIQICIDNEAYMNTGIQKSGLTPFGAWTTTTPRGKETPKKRIPMILAQHRVPYVATVSVAYPADLKAKITKAKGMRGFKYIHSVIPCPTGWRFDPAKSVEVVRLGVQSWAWPLYEVENGILRLTVKPKARPIEEYLMAQGRFRHLTKEEIELIQREVDEERQRLLEYDGKSIIH
- a CDS encoding methylase, which encodes MAIPASLVSELQHLREKTRVIGMVARASAIFRVEDIYVYPDQPDEAHLIRLILNYMETPQYLRRHLFKKRPELRYVGMLPPLRTPHHPLEDKASMLRVGEIREGIVQDVDGESSLVYVGVEKPVRVTGRAPSRGGRATIRITETRPEPRGVFIGRGEVREYWGYEVHISKRGLGELAKEGGFDLTIATSKNGDPYPEISGGLRDRWVMSKSALVAFGSPRQGIEEILSREGRRVEETFRFNVNTMPRQGCETIRTEEAIYATLAILNLLDYKRV
- a CDS encoding aspartate/glutamate racemase family protein encodes the protein MEPEFYRMLPQGSSVHTARLKLGEVTVEGLARMEERVEEEAEKLADASVDIIGYGCTSGSLLRGKGHEELIEERIRRASGVPAVATAGAVVRALRALRVRRVAVATPYIDEINLLEESFLSQHGFKVVDMVGLGLKDNLMIGRLGRGDVQRLVERLRLEEADGIFISCTNLPTAELIGELEGKHKRPVISSNTATLWAMLRVYGHKVEIKGYGTLLESPP